Sequence from the Hamadaea flava genome:
GTCACCCTCGTCGCCGCCACCACCGGCAGCTTCGCCGTCGCCGGGGCGGTCGCTGCCGCCTACGGGGTGGGCGCGGCGGTGGGCGGCCCGGTCGTCGGGGCCCTGAGCGACCGGCACGGCCAGCGCCTCGTCGGCGTCACGACCGCGATGATCGACGCGGTGGCGCTGGCCGCGATCGTGCTCGCGGTCACCTCCGGCGCCCCGCCCGCGGCGGTCGCGCTGGTCGCCGCGCTCGCCGGCTTCGCGAATCCCCAGGTGGGCCCACTGGTACGCGTCAGGTGGGCGACCTTGTTCAGTGACCCGAGTCGCACCCGGCTGCTACCCACCGCGTTCTCCTACGAGGGGGCGGCCGACGAACTGTCCTACATGGCCGGTCCAGCCCTTGTCGGCATCGTCGCGTTGGCCGGACCGCCGACCCTGCCGTTGCTCGTGGCGGCCGTCCTCCTGCTGCTCGCGGCGATCCCGTTCGCGCTGCACCCCACCACCCCATCCGTACGCGGTTTCGTGCCGGCCCGCAGCCGCGACCGGCTGCCCGTCGGGGCGGTGTCGATGCTGGTCGCGGCGATGGCCGTGATCGGCGTCCTGTTCGGCGCCACACAGACCGGCGTGACGGCGTACGCGGAAGAGTCGGGCATGCCAGGCGCGGCCGGACTGATCTACGCGGTGCTCGGCATCGGCAGCGCGGCCGCCGGAGTCGCCACCGCCTGGCTGCCCGCCCGATGGGGCCCCATCCTCCGGTACGCCACCGCAGCAGTAGCCCTGGCCGTCGGAGCGATCGCGCTCGTCGTGCTGGGGACGTCGCTCGGCGGCGTACTGGCGGCGATGGCCGTCCTCGGCGTCGTCAGCGCGCCCTACCTGATCGCCGTCAACGCCCTGGCCAGCGCGATCGGCCCGACCCGGCGCGCGTCGGCAGTCATGACACTGGTCGCCTCCGGAGTCGTCGCCGGGGGTGCGATCGGCGGCGCCGTGGGCGGACGCCTCGCCGACGCGTACGGGTACGCCGGTGCTTTCGCCGTCCCCGCCGTCGCCTCGCTCGCCGGGGTCGCGCTCGCCGCCGCCTCCCGGCGCCTGCTCGCCCCCGCGCTCCGCTCCGCCGCCGCGTCGGCTGACGCCGCCGCTCCCGCGCCGGCTTCCACCGCCCACCGCGTCGGCTGACGCCGCCGCTCCCGCGCCGGCTTCCACCGCCCACCGCGTCGGCTGACGCCGCCGCTCCCGCACCCCAAAGCCCCGTCGATCATGAACCAACGGTCATGATCACTAGCGTTTTTACAGGTCACGGGCCCAGTTTCGCCATGATCGTTCCCCGAACCACGTGATCGCTCCGTCCGCGCCACCGTCGGAGTTGATCAGGCTCTTCGGGGAACGACCAGGGAGCTACGGACACGACACGCCGGTCGATCACGCACACAAGTTCATGATCAACGGGGCGGGGAGCGGGAGGCGAGCGGAGCGGAGCGAGCAAGGGGGAGGGGTGGTCACCGGCGGGGTGGCATGGTGAACTCGCCGACGTAGGTCGCCACCCACTCCACCAACGGGGCCAGGGCGTGCCAGTCCGCGCGTACGACCGCAGCCGCAGCGGCGGTGTGCAGCGACGGTGAGGGTTCGTGGTGGCGGCGGGCGACCAGGGATTCGTGTCGCATGAGCGCGAGTCGCGGGTGGTCGGCGGCCACCCCGCGGGGCCGCGTTTTGACTTGGTCGCCGGAAAGCTCGAAGCCGTTGTCCACAAGGGACGTGACGAGCTTGGCGAGCTGGGGTCCGGTGGCGGGGGAGTCGACGGCGGCCCGGTAGCGCGCGGTCTGCTCGCGAGTGTGGGCGTGGAAGCCGGCACCGGTGGTGAGTCCGTCGGCGTCGAGCTGCACGTAGTACCCGACACCGTCGAGGATCTCGCAGAACGCCCCTTGATGCGTCTTGTAGGGCGACTTGTCCGCGGAGAAGCGCACGTCCCGATACGGCCGGAACACCTTCGGCTCACCCCACGAGTCGCCCAGTTCGGCGATCAGCGCCAGCATCGGCGTCTTGATCGCGCGCTCGTAGACGTCCTTGTGCTCGGTCCAGTAGGTCTTCGAGTTGTCCGCGAGGAGTCCCTCGTAGAAGATCAGCGCCTCGTCCGGAAACCCGTCGAACCCCATACGGGCAGCCTAGAGCGCGGCGTCGACCTCGTCGCGCAGGGCCTCCGGGTCGATGCGTGCCCACCGTAGGACGTCCACCGCCGGTCCACCCTCGCGGATCAGCGCGAGCAGCAGGTGCCCGTCGCCGATGTGATCGTCCTTCCGCCGGATCGCCTCTCGCAGGCTCAGTTCCAGCACCTTCTTGCCCGCCGGCCCGAAGCCCACCCGTCCGCGTACCGGTCCCGGCTCG
This genomic interval carries:
- a CDS encoding MFS transporter; protein product: MSRYRAVVQTTGPFFLVVAFLARLPAAMGPLGVVTLVAATTGSFAVAGAVAAAYGVGAAVGGPVVGALSDRHGQRLVGVTTAMIDAVALAAIVLAVTSGAPPAAVALVAALAGFANPQVGPLVRVRWATLFSDPSRTRLLPTAFSYEGAADELSYMAGPALVGIVALAGPPTLPLLVAAVLLLLAAIPFALHPTTPSVRGFVPARSRDRLPVGAVSMLVAAMAVIGVLFGATQTGVTAYAEESGMPGAAGLIYAVLGIGSAAAGVATAWLPARWGPILRYATAAVALAVGAIALVVLGTSLGGVLAAMAVLGVVSAPYLIAVNALASAIGPTRRASAVMTLVASGVVAGGAIGGAVGGRLADAYGYAGAFAVPAVASLAGVALAAASRRLLAPALRSAAASADAAAPAPASTAHRVG
- a CDS encoding DUF2461 domain-containing protein, yielding MGFDGFPDEALIFYEGLLADNSKTYWTEHKDVYERAIKTPMLALIAELGDSWGEPKVFRPYRDVRFSADKSPYKTHQGAFCEILDGVGYYVQLDADGLTTGAGFHAHTREQTARYRAAVDSPATGPQLAKLVTSLVDNGFELSGDQVKTRPRGVAADHPRLALMRHESLVARRHHEPSPSLHTAAAAAVVRADWHALAPLVEWVATYVGEFTMPPRR
- a CDS encoding Clp protease N-terminal domain-containing protein — encoded protein: MIRRNGLDAQALEAIGIDLAAVRDKLEATFGPGVLDEPGPVRGRVGFGPAGKKVLELSLREAIRRKDDHIGDGHLLLALIREGGPAVDVLRWARIDPEALRDEVDAAL